The sequence acgTTTGCCATATTCCCAATGTAACAGAGGCTAGCCACAATAGTCCAACAATAAAGAATTTGGGCAGATAGAAAGTTAAGCACTTCCTTTCCCCCTGTTGAGAAAACAATAGTGTGGTGAAGGAGCGAACCCACATTTGAGATTTCATTCATTCTTGGCAGAATAAAATACCGTCTTTGTTTCGTTTAACATGAACTAGATTAAGAGACtcatcttctgtatttttaacctGCACAGGTGATTACAGAAGACATAAAATTGTATCATCATTTGTGTTAATAAGATACAGTAGATTTGGAGCATCCTATTTATAAGGTCCCACATATTTCACTGATACTGCAACTATAGGAATATGCTCCAGAATTCATATTTATCTTATGCAGTTTTTaaagtggtttaaaaaacaatcaaCCACCATgtacaacaacaaaacccttaCAGCAAGCACAAAGCATAATGGCATCATAATTCTGAAGACTGTCTCGCAATAGAGTGGACTGTTCCATCTATCTCATTTAGGCATGGTAGCCTCAAGACAATCTACTTATCCACAATTCATTTTAACTCCAAAGCTTCATGTGTCACATTGtactttaagaataaaataaatgtctctcttttaaaaatttcgTTTCATTTTTGTCACCTTTTGAGAGAACTGAAAATCAAGTACTGCATCTCAGTAAGTAGTAGATAATGTTGCACCCTTACCTGTACTCTTATACCATGGTAGACGCAAAGCCAGAACAACAACAATGCACACAGAAACAGTGACTGGAATAGATCATCCAGCATTCCAGGAAACCAGCTGTTcaccagaaaagaaagggggaaaaatggatctgtaacaaaataagaaaaaaaagttaaacagaTTGGAAAAAACACAGTCTTTTCCATTATGAAAAGTAAAGCAGAATGTATCTTCAGAGGAACAAAAAACGCTAGATTTTTCAAATTAGACCAGTAAATGAAATTGAAGTTTGTTGTATCTTAAAGTAATTTACAACGAAAACGGTGACTCCAGCAGCAATCCTCTGTGCTGTAGAAATAATCTGAAACAGTTGGCAATGTTTCTAGAAGATTTCAGGTTTTATTAGACTTTCTACTAAACCACTGTTCTTGGTGATGACCtaaaaaattatcataaaaTGACTGAAAGGCAAATATTCTTTTGGTACGGCTAGAGAGTGCTAGAATTTGATGTGTTTTACCGGCCTAAAACCAGCCTCCATTTTTAACTAAAGTATGAGtatctgaaaaatgaagaaataagacTTAGCAGACAAACACAGAAATTGCATTTACATGTTGCTATATGAAAGCTTCAGTATGGTTGCAGCCACCTATTCCAATTAGAGCTTTAAACAAATGGAGTTGACATTCACGTGactgaaaagaatgaaatccACCTATTCATTATGCCCTTGAATTTGATACGCTTAaaaagggttgggttttttttttttttaaattagttttctgaAGCCTTATAAACAGCTGCTTATAAGTTCAAGGCCAAATTCCattttgccttctctctctcgtgctttctcccccccccccctttttttttttaaaaaaaaaaggagcttttttaaaaattccaggATACAGGTACCATTGTAAAgtagcaggaggggaaggaggatggaCATCCATTTCTGTTCAATACCCCAGTCTCTCATGGAGAATTTCCGCAGGGAATGTGCAAACAGACActataaaacaacaacaacaatttGTAAGGAAGGAATACAGCCTTAATGGTTTTACCAGAGTAAGGAGATAACACAGCACATTGCAAAGGCTATTTCACGAGGTCTTTGCCACTGAGAACATTGTAAAACAGAAGCCACATCTCCTCGCTTCTACTTCTGCTTCAAGTTTTCTGGCATATCCCAATGCACATTACTCAATCTCTCAAACAAACCGAGAAGGAAACCAGCTAGTACCGTGCAAATCAATGTATGAAAAATTGTTGCCTAATTACTGGTCGCACACTACCAACAACTTCCACTTaaactcactttttaaaaaaacagattccATATCCCATTCACAGTTACCTGCTGAGTGACATCATCTATGTGAGAAAAATGCTATGCAAGTATTCAGTGCTTTAGTGTCCTTACTctgaaaattctgcattttagattttatgttggggttttttccaaacACTTCTTTTCCATGGGCCAAACCAAgttggaggggagagagaatcTAAATCGTAGCATAATTTAGGTTGtaagggacctctggaggttatCTGGCCCATCCTCACACTCAAGGCAGTGACGACTTTAAAGTTAGATCAAGGTCATATTCAACTgagttttgcttattttcagagACGGAGAGCCCACACTCTGGGCATCCTATTCCAACGTCTGAGCCTACCTGCagtgcaaaaaaatattttttctagtaTCTAATCACAATTTCCTTTGTTTAAGCAAAAttctttctgttaaattaaaaataagagtttagaaaaacaagttttcccaTTTATCCTATTTTCTTAATGCCCCTTCAATACGACTGctgaaaacataaaagcagCCACTACAtaagtatttcagaaacattttttacacCCATTCAGTGATATTGCAACTCTGCTGCCTGGGGTCAAGTTCCTAAACACAGCACTACAGAGCAGTGTTATCAGCTGCCTACATAATATACtccagaaaaactgaaacaaaatcttaCCGTGACCATAAAAGTAAGAACTACAAAGACAAATCGGAACCATATTTCCACTTGTGAAAAAGTTGGATTGTAGGTCTTCCActacaagaaaacagaagaaaaatagcccAATGAACAAAGTTTTGACAGGGTACATATGACATAAATAATTAGCACTTTCTGCAGACACTGAAAAGTTCTCTggcttttcaaaatttaaaggTATAACTGAATCCCACCATGTCACCATGGAAAGACAAAGATAAATTCATACGCATAGGACTATCTGATGAAAAGATAATCGAAGCAGCCTAATATCCTTGCTTCTCTTTTACGCTGCCACTTCGTAACATACTCGGTGTGCTGTCATATGTTAAAGCACTTCTCAGGACAAAAAGGATATTCTTAATTCATTTCAATTGCACCTTCATTCAAAGTTTGAATGCCAATAATTGAGTAAATCCAGTATGTTCTTCTTTATTACCAAGGTCAGATGCATAAATTGATTATGAAGAGGTTGATAAGGTACAGGCATGCTTCCTGtaatgggtttgttttcttaaagcttATTCTCTTgtttcagaagtggaaaaaagaaaatcaagtaaGGGAAGAATAAATGAGCTAACCAGAAATAAAGAACTTTTTTCATAGGTTAAGGAGGAAAagctccttcttctcctctaATTATTAGAAGGGCATGAATATTAATTATAACATGTCAGTTTGCATAAACTCTGCTCTGTTGACAATTTATCTCATACCTGGCATGCTTCTCTTTTGAAGCCACTTTTGAAATGTAAACTCCCTGGTACAACATATGCTCTGCCCATCTGAACAAGAAGCTTTACCTTTCAATGTTTTAAATCTGTCAAcctctgtcttgtctttttaaaCCACAGATGTAGAATGAAAATTATATGTAGAGAACTCCATTATACAAAAGGCAATCTATGATTTCAACCGAGATCACCATAAACCAttgtaataatgaaataaattgacAATTTTAGTTGCTGtgggaaagcagggctttggggttgggttttttggttttgcacaCAAGTCTGCCTTAAAGGCAGCCTGCAAAGCAAGATAATAAACCATACTATAAATGCTCCACCACTTCGTCCTGTTTGAAATCTGGAACTAAGCCAAGGGTTTgtgagtttggtttttttttttccttagagcttatttttaatgatgtgcTTTATGCCTAGaatattacaaatattaatATTCAGGAAGTTAATTTACTATATAGAAGACACTTTTGCTTTACAGTAAGATTTTTGCTTGCTACCTGCTCTGACATACCGAATGTTGCATACAGGTAGAATATACCACAGTAACCTGTATTAAAATTTGGTTTAGTTCCATTTTCTCCCAATGCAAATGTTTCTAAATTTCCTTCTGGAGCCAATCAGCACACACTGATGATGCAACTGTTTCATAAGCAATCTTTAGCACCATGAACTGAGATAGTTATTTCACTAGGAATTATTTTAGTGAATTATTTATTAGCCTGCTTATTTTAGctgaataaacatttttctcttcctcataagcacagtaaaaaaaaaatcttcatttttctttgagttCGTTAAATCTTTCTAGCCCACACTTTTGTAAAGTCTGGAAATCTTGCTAATTCAGATACACCTActggaaaggctgaaaaagaTACCATGCTTTAGAGAGGCAACATCTCTAtaagcaaatgcagaaaactgGATGTTCTAGTCTAGCTTGCCTACTGTTAAAAATATCTCCCAGGATTTAGACTAAATTTATCTGTTCCAGAAAACAGCATTAGtagttctgaaagaaaaatctttccttacagagttaaaaaaattgGTCTAGACCCTTATTAACAGCAAATGCTATAATAGTTCTGACATTAGTAGTGACATAAAAATTGATTATGATGCATCTTTATGTTTATCTTCAAAAATGAGATAACTTTTTTATTACAGTTAAAGCAGACTTCTACAGCATTAGTAAttaaagagatttcttttattAGTATAAAACTTTATACTTACTGTGAAAGTAATATTCTGGATGGTGTATGTTAACTTATTTAGATCTTCAAAGCTAACAAATATGTTGTACTGAGTGTAGTTCAGGTACCCAAGGTGAGCAACAATGATTTCACTGCACTTCTGTGAACACATACAGTGAAAAATAGTATGTAAAAGCCTTCAATTTATTCCAGAATATGCACTGTTAGTATAGGTTGGAGAATTTGTTTCTAAATGGTGAGATATTGATGATATTTATTATATGCCTTACCAATCTTGATCAGTCAGAATAAGACTCAAACAAGACCCGCAGATAAAGAATTTCTTGAAAGATACCggacaaagcagaagaaactgaTAAAATCAGTCAGCAGGATCAAGGGTTGAACCAATAAACAAGGCTAGTTTTTCACTTAAGCTTGTGAAAGCAACTGCTTGCAGCACCAGGAAGGATCTGAATAACTCTGTCAGTCACGCTCTAGGTCATCGGATTGTGAGATGGGGCTATCTTGCACTAACTCATTTCTAAAAGTtaacaggaggaaagaggaaactCAAGCATATTGCTCTCTTGGCTGTGTGTAATTAAATCTAATGGAACGCTGTTCattaatttctgcagaattcatatatatgtgtatatatataaaaagaaaacatttgatttaCCCTATATGCTTATCACAAAAAACTTCAGCTATGTCCTTCCTAAAGGACTTGCATCTGGACAAGCTGTTTTGGATGTCTCTAAACTTAAAAATTCTAGTGAAAATTATATTAGAAACTCAAACCCTTAAACATTTATTCACAGGTGGCAAGAAATTTGGCCTTTTTAGAGCACAGATGCCAGCTGATATCAACCAGACTCTCTGCTAGGTGTTGGAGGagaatttttctctcctctggagCCCTATATCAAATCTTCTACAATACTCCTTTCTTCAGTACTGCTAAATCTGTTTAGGTGACTAAGCAGCACACACTGCTTTGCTGGCAGAGAGCTACTCTAACAAGAAAGAGGAATCTTTAAGGGGTAACAGACACAAGTcatagaaagaaacagaaaaagatggaTAGGTAGGTATCTTGCTCAGCATTACTAGCTAGGTTGcaattataaataaaactatACTCCAGAGTCTTTCCTGAGACGTGCTTAACAGATATATTCTTCTCATTTGCAATGCAATGTAGCATGCACATAAatagatttaaagaaaatgtactgCATCAGTTTTGTTTAAGCAGACACATACTTGTGCACAACTGAGTAATCTCGTCCGATTGTGAACTTGATTATTAACATATGGTGTGCTTCCATCCTTCACCACTCCGAGTACTTTGACTGTCATAGTAACATTCTTTTTGAGGGATACTGTAATTAAGAGAAAACATTAAGCTATTGCTACATGCAGAAATGAATTCTCAAATAGAGTTCCAAATATAGTTTAAAACACATACGATATCCAAAGATTACTCAAAGTTATTCAGTTATACTTTACTGGAGTAGGGGTCCAGTAtactaacaaaaaaatcccacaaaactttttatttatatacttaAGCAGTAAGTCGCAAATACCCTGTACTGAATCTTGACAGATTAACAATTACTAATACAGTATTTCTCACATATTTACAGGGaagttttattgaaaaattaatatcaTTATAATTACACATCTAATTCCCCCCAAAATGAAGTGAGACACAGATTCTCTAGATACTActgctttcacagaaataacaaagaatTTATCCCATATATCTGTTGCTTCCAGTTCTCAAGGTCAGTGTTGTCCATGTCTTTACTGGGTGGCAGGGGATGAAGGGGGAGAAACTGTATCAGAGGAAAAACCCACCAACCATAGCCAGAAAGCAACAGGGTCATGTATGTGACAGATGAAATTAAAGATACAATATACAATACACAGGTTGCTACAGCAGTTTCCTGAGAATTAGGTAAGGTTCTCACCATCATGCTGATCCAACTCAACTACACAGGTCAGCCAAAGCTGCTGATTGTAAGTAGACAGTGGTGGCGAACTTAAATTAAATGGCTtcaactgtaaaaaaacccacaaggtTAGCACCAACCATTATTCTGTTACATGATACATCTGTAGTTACAATGATGAAAGGCATGTTAATTATGTTTGTGACAATATTTTTGGGAATAGATTTAATATGTGCTACTCTGTGGACAGTATGATAAGCAGCTCAAATATAATTCTTCCAGAGAAGTAGCTTAAACAGCACATGTATTTTGCACAGCACTGAAGTAAGGAAAGGTACGACTACTTAAAGcacataaaagcagcagcaataaaacaaaaaaagttcagataggaaaaacaaaatcctgagACCTAGCCTGAGAATAAAAAGTCATTTCTAGCACTTTACATCAAAAGTCAGGTTTGTGATGCCCCATCTGCCACACAGTTTTAAACCTGTTCAACTATAATTATGAAAAAACCTATTTTTCCACTAGCTTTTCTAAAAATCCCACATTCATTTCTAAAACATGGAAGATATCATTAACAGATAAAACCTACATGCAGggaagatttttcttatttgatataaaaatatgcttttaaaaaaaaaaaaatccacccatAATACAGTACCAATCCAAACATATAGGTGACTAAtagaccaaaaaaagaaatgttctagtgtgtttaaagaaaatttacttttaaaaaaaaatcaaaacaaaccaacaaaaccttTTTAGCACTTGcacaaaaattactttagaTATTAGGTTGACGGTGAAGAGctagacagaaattaaaatgcaagaaCTGAGAACCCAAATACAAAAGCtttcaagaaaatgaatgtgaagGTTCATGTTAGGAAGCCAGATCCCATGTCTTGGTCATGTGACAGTGAACaactaacaaaaagaaatattccttcCCAGCTGATAGCAAGGAAGATCACAAGATGGAGATCATTAGTTGCCACGGAGAGCactgtttttcagtttatgtTCTCAGTTTCTGTTTCTGGACCCCCTACAAGAATCTCCAATGTGAACTCACCAGGGAATCCTATCAACACTCAAGTGTTACTTTATCAGAAATTACTGTGCAGAAACACCACAGAATTCTCTACCTTACCTACTCACAAAAGTAAGAGACTAGAAATTGCTGCTGGGCCACTCATGAAATAACAGTGGTAGTACAATATTGCATGTTCAATTTCAAACTGGAAAGCACCATGTGGCCAAGAAGTTTTCCAGTAAAAAtctaaatacttaaaataattggggggaaggaggggaatgTTTAACATTACTGACATCAAATAAAGCCATTCATGTAATCCAACAATATTCATGAACTCTTACCTTTAGGCTGTTATTTAAGTCGGTTCTTGCTACAGAAGATTCAATTACATTAGGACCTACACAATAtataagaaggaagaaagaaaacagtattgaaGTATGCGTATTACTGATAAGTAATGACGTAAATACAGGATTTCAAAAGACTGTACAAAATACCTCCCTGCAAAGCAAGTAAATAGTATCccatttttcagatgtttaagCTGAAGGGTAAATCACTTGGACATTTCAATATCATTAATAAACTTGGCCTGAATGTTCCTTTAAGCCTCTCTGCCATAGTATTTCTAGGCATGATTAAATAGGAAGTAAATTATACATCAAGAACTCCATGTCAGAAGCCCTGCATGTGTGCTCTGAACTACTACAACAAACCACACAGTATTTTTCCCCAGCTAAGCTGTACACTGCAGTCATGAAAGTACTCTGCTACAGAAAAAGCTAGCTAAGCACCAGTGGCACTGTTCTTACAGCAACTTGAAGCTCAACAAGGGCTGCAAAAActacctgaaaaatcagcaTATTTAATTGTACTATAAATTTTCTATAGCCAAACTGATACCATTAGCTGATTTACATAGAGCATAGCATCCATAATGCATTCACTCAAGGCTTGGATACCAGGGCAAACACATCCCATTATATTTGAGTGCATGATGCTAATGCCTTTTTATGTACGTGTAGTGTACTTGCTTGTACAATCACGACAGTACTTTCTAGCTACTGCTGGATTTTCATCGCATTGGTCTGTTTGTTTAGGAACATTTCTCAGTCTGTTCAGACTGGGCCCCTCCTTTTCTAGAGAAATCTGGGGCTATAATATATGATGTATATCATCACGTAAATAAACATAATTGCATAAAAGTTCTATAAACAATTTATCCTAAAACAGACAATCCATTTAATCAATGGAGTTTCATGTCCAATTGTAGTGGGACAGTGGGACATGTTCAGCTCGCTACCAGAGTTTTTATGCAACCATTCCTCCAATCATTCTggatacagacacacacacttAATATGTACTGATCAACTGCATCCATCCACTCACACCCTACCTCTAGTCCTGTATGCAGTAAAGGGGAAGCAATAAAATCATAACTTATCTTAGAAAAGACCTCCAGAGGCCATCTAGTCCACCCTCTTACTTAGTTAGAttaggttgctcagggccatgtccagtcaAGTCTTGAACATCTCTAAGGACAGAGACCcccaacctccctgggcaacctgttccagtatttaacCACCCTTATGGTAAGaaaaaatttcctaatatctaacTGGAATTTTTTGTGTTCCAGCTTGTGTCTGTTGATTCTCACCCTATCATcatgcacctctgagaagagcctAGCCCCATCTTCTGTGTATCCTCTGATAAGGTTGTTGTAGACAGCAGTACGGTTCCCCTTAGCCTTCTTAGGTATGCAAGAACACATGGtactggggagaagaggaatgcatgcatgtatgtacatatacaaAAGTATGTACTCATGCatgcatatgtacatacatgAAAGGActaaaccagaaaaatgaaagggaagagTTGGAAAAGGTCTGTATCTATATACTGGGGTATGAACAAACACAGAGGAGATGTCTAGCAGGTAGAGACATAGGCAGGACATCTATGTGTGTATTTGGGTCACTCTAAAGGCTTCCCAGTCACACTAAGATTTCTCTGTCCAAATGGTCTCTCCCCTTATGTATTCAGTCTGgcaattaaatgtaatttactaATCCTCAAAACATGCTGTTTCAGCCACAAACTTAGTATTAAAACGTTAtgcaagaaaagcagtttttcacAAAGACCATGGACTTCAAAGTTACTAcagagaaacaacagaaaagaaggaagtttATAAATGAGCAACATGGGATCATTCTGTGCAAGAAGTATTTTAGGTTAGCTGTCATGACAGGTCTAAACATGCAGCATTGTTTGGGCTTCTATAACCACTCTAATTACAATATTAACCATCTTAcagattttaaatggaaaaatgaagaatttcacCCATCACACTCAAAGCTTCATATTAGAATTACAGTTCAGCTTCACTAACAGCCACCTCCTATAAAGTCAGTTCTGCATCACTGAACTTTTCAGTTCTCAAGTACATATAAACAGGGCAGATTTTTggaagacatttttgttttgaaaagcataaTTCAATTTCAGTAAGTGCTCACAGTTGGTAAGTCATCATATTTCAGTAATTAAGTCTTAACAAAAACAATACAATgagcctttttaaaaagttgggGCTTCTTTACCAAAAGATATGAACCAGTATTGGGGCAGAGAGATCATAGTTCCAGTTTTTAAGAACAGCaatcaaaaaaataatgaggTTCTACTGCTATAACTGCTACTCCTCTAGCAAGCAATatattaaagctttttaaagcaactgaCCAAAACGATGCTGTGGTCATATTATTAACAAATGGTGATTAAATTACattgttattgtttttcttttagtcttGCTCAGTTAACAGAATGACATCTGAAAGCAAAGAACCACTTGAGGTGGTGAACAGGAAAACTGCACAGGTACAGAAAATGAGCTCTGCAACTTGGATTTTCCTTGTACTTGTCCCACCCCAAAGATAACACAGACCCattgggaaaagggaaagagagtgagtgtaacttgggaaaaaaaccccaagtctGCATCTGTCCTGGGTTACAAGAACTGAAGAGCAACAGCCACCTCAGATTaaactttcttgttttctcaggTGAGAAGCGAGACTTCTGCTAGGCTTCCCAAACTGCATATACAGATGTTGAGCATGGGCAATGGCATATTCAAGTatgaatattcagaaaatatggACGTATCTCCCACTTTTTCATTTACTTAGTGGGTTTAGTGAGCTTTGCTCAGACTGCACCCTTTAATGAGGGAGCACTCTATTGTTAGTGCCCCTCCCTCTATTCACAGGAAGCAAGGAGCTGTCAACAAAAGCATCGAAAATCATCACAGCAAGTGTTCAGTGGGTCTCCTCCCAAGGTAAAcagcattcttttaaaaataattaagttatAATAATGCACTGTATTCACACTTTGTCAACAAAACTATCCAGCAAACCAATCTTAcaaggtgtcctggtttcagctgggatagagttaattttcttcctagtagctggtatagtgctgtgttttggattttgtatgagaataatgttgataacacagggctgttttagttgttgctaagtaatgtttacactggtccaggacttttcagcttcccatgctctgccaagtgcagaagaagctgggagggggcgcAGCCAAGAtcgttgatccaaactgaccaaagggctattccataccatgtgacgtcatgctcagtatagaaactggggaagttggccaggggacagcgatcactgctcggggcgggctgggcatcagtcggcaggtggtgagcagttgcagcacttgttttttttgtttttccctgggttttgttcctctgtctctctcttgttattttccttttcattacaatttattattattattattatatttcaattattaaactgttcttatctcagcccatgagttttcttacttgtgctcttcagattctctcccccatcccactggggaggggggagggtgagtgagcagctgcgtggtgcttagttgccgactggggctaaaccacgacacaagGACAAGAATCCCACAGCCGTGCCAGTTCCTGAAGGGGATCACAGGCGAGTCCTGGGACCCCAACAGGGTACAGACGACCAAGCATTGCTTACAGCAGCCAAGTCCCCTGGACCAAAGGCAACCACATCATCAGATCACTCTGCACGCACACATAATGCAACACACCAGCATGGTTGTCTTTCAGGTTCTGCTACCAATTAAGAATGAAATGCTCAGTTTTCTCTTCCAGGAGCACTGCTTTTTGCCTAGTCTCACATAAAACAACATTCTTGCCTTTCTTGCAACTGGACAGTATAAATACACAATGACAAATATGGTTCACTTTTTAAGCCAAATGGCCAAATTACACTAAATTAAGTAATTCcaggttttttccctttatcattcaaataaaatgcatttttgtaaatgtatttatatggTATTTTAGTGGCCAAATAATGCCCTTCAGCATGTCACAGGAATATCAGTGGTTAACCTTCATGAACTGAAAGTCTGTTTGGACCTTAGGCTGCTACAATAAATcaaacagcaggaaagaaggttttatttcacagacgaattttattatttaatgctATTATGAAGAATGTACTGCCTACGAGCATGGACAGGCACAAAACGCCCAAACAGCTGCCTCCAATTAAACCCCACTTCTTTGCAAGGCAGGCGCAAGCGGATGAGTCCCAAGCCTGGGCAGCTTATCTCATTCTAAAGGAAGCGAAGGACAGGGCAGAGGTAGAGACAACCCTACAGACAGGTCAAGAGGTGTCAGAGAGTGGCACAGGAGAACATGCTGGGTGATGCGGAAATAAGCAGTAAAGTGGAGGGAGGTGGTAACGTCCTTAAATAATTCTTACACGGTGGGTGGGTTGCTTAATACGTACAAgcccctccctttccctttccctgtctGTCACTTAACTTCTGTGTTGACAAAGCTATCCTGACAGCAGAGTATTAGCTTACTAACGCTGCAATGATAGCACGCTGACTTCTTTTTCAAGTACTTTTTAGACCTGGAAAAGCTCTCTGGCATGAAATACAGAGGGCTCCCACGCTTTCCATCTGCCTCATGACACTCTGCATGTTTGTCAACCAGACTTCTACAAATCTCCCTGATCTCCAGGATAAGTATCCAGGTACTAAGTGCTTAGCCTCCCAGATCATGTCATGACTCCCACAAAGGTCTTTGAAACCAGAGACCTAAGCTCATATATGTTCGACAACAGAAGTTCGTATTTTTacattactaaaatattttctatttctgtggcATTTATCACCCAAACATTTAGAAGGCTTTACAAACAGTTATCAATTCCCTCACAGGAAATCAAGTATTAGCCCCACCATTTTACAGATtgaaatacaaagaagaaaattaatgtagCAGTCTGCTGAAAAATTATGTTATAATGAAGCTACGTTTGTTTTACTTTAGCGACTCTCCCCTGCAAAGCACTTGCAAATACCAAATCTGTGTAGGCAGTACtcctatgaaaaaaaatgagatggaaGAAACACTCCCACTTAAGACAATAGAAGTCGTCGTGTCCCGTCAC comes from Ciconia boyciana chromosome 3, ASM3463844v1, whole genome shotgun sequence and encodes:
- the TMEM181 gene encoding transmembrane protein 181 isoform X3 yields the protein MRLYTLSKRHFVLVFVVFFVCFGLTVFIGIAGPNVIESSVARTDLNNSLKLKPFNLSSPPLSTYNQQLWLTCVVELDQHDVSLKKNVTMTVKVLGVVKDGSTPYVNNQVHNRTRLLSCAQKCSEIIVAHLGYLNYTQYNIFVSFEDLNKLTYTIQNITFTWKTYNPTFSQVEIWFRFVFVVLTFMVTCLFAHSLRKFSMRDWGIEQKWMSILLPLLLLYNDPFFPLSFLVNSWFPGMLDDLFQSLFLCALLLFWLCVYHGIRVQGERKCLTFYLPKFFIVGLLWLASVTLGIWQTVNEVHDPTYQYRVDTGNFQGMKIFFLVVATTYVLYLLFLIVRACSELHNMPYVDLRLKFLTALTFVVLVISIVILYLRFGAQVLQDNFVAELSTHYQNSAEFLSFYGLLNFYLYTLAFVYSPSKNALYESQLKDNPAFSMLNDSDDDVIYGSDYEEMPLQNGQAIRAKYKEESDSD
- the TMEM181 gene encoding transmembrane protein 181 isoform X1 yields the protein MEADFAAFGSPLCGEVKRFCRRVRETYREIKEDLTPYKDDRYYRLAPMRLYTLSKRHFVLVFVVFFVCFGLTVFIGIAGPNVIESSVARTDLNNSLKLKPFNLSSPPLSTYNQQLWLTCVVELDQHDVSLKKNVTMTVKVLGVVKDGSTPYVNNQVHNRTRLLSCAQKCSEIIVAHLGYLNYTQYNIFVSFEDLNKLTYTIQNITFTWKTYNPTFSQVEIWFRFVFVVLTFMVTCLFAHSLRKFSMRDWGIEQKWMSILLPLLLLYNDPFFPLSFLVNSWFPGMLDDLFQSLFLCALLLFWLCVYHGIRVQGERKCLTFYLPKFFIVGLLWLASVTLGIWQTVNEVHDPTYQYRVDTGNFQGMKIFFLVVATTYVLYLLFLIVRACSELHNMPYVDLRLKFLTALTFVVLVISIVILYLRFGAQVLQDNFVAELSTHYQNSAEFLSFYGLLNFYLYTLAFVYSPSKNALYESQLKDNPAFSMLNDSDDDVIYGSDYEEMPLQNGQAIRAKYKEESDSD
- the TMEM181 gene encoding transmembrane protein 181 isoform X2 is translated as MEPLAPMRLYTLSKRHFVLVFVVFFVCFGLTVFIGIAGPNVIESSVARTDLNNSLKLKPFNLSSPPLSTYNQQLWLTCVVELDQHDVSLKKNVTMTVKVLGVVKDGSTPYVNNQVHNRTRLLSCAQKCSEIIVAHLGYLNYTQYNIFVSFEDLNKLTYTIQNITFTWKTYNPTFSQVEIWFRFVFVVLTFMVTCLFAHSLRKFSMRDWGIEQKWMSILLPLLLLYNDPFFPLSFLVNSWFPGMLDDLFQSLFLCALLLFWLCVYHGIRVQGERKCLTFYLPKFFIVGLLWLASVTLGIWQTVNEVHDPTYQYRVDTGNFQGMKIFFLVVATTYVLYLLFLIVRACSELHNMPYVDLRLKFLTALTFVVLVISIVILYLRFGAQVLQDNFVAELSTHYQNSAEFLSFYGLLNFYLYTLAFVYSPSKNALYESQLKDNPAFSMLNDSDDDVIYGSDYEEMPLQNGQAIRAKYKEESDSD